A single window of Flavobacterium aestivum DNA harbors:
- a CDS encoding single-stranded DNA-binding protein, translated as MNIIGRVTKDAQVRTLSNEKQVVNFSIATNDSYRNKAGERIGQTTFFDCAYWISPKVATILTKGSLVELTGRVSARVWTGNDGESHAGLNFNASQIKLHAVGSKAETAKTVPKSEKNKEAQEEKEIDLPF; from the coding sequence ATGAACATTATCGGACGAGTCACAAAAGATGCACAGGTACGCACATTGTCAAATGAAAAACAGGTAGTAAATTTTTCAATAGCAACTAACGACAGCTATCGAAATAAAGCAGGCGAACGAATAGGGCAGACAACCTTTTTTGATTGTGCTTATTGGATTAGCCCAAAGGTAGCCACTATACTCACAAAAGGCTCTCTTGTAGAACTTACAGGCAGGGTAAGTGCAAGAGTATGGACAGGTAATGACGGAGAATCACACGCAGGGCTGAATTTTAATGCTTCACAAATCAAGCTTCATGCAGTGGGAAGCAAAGCAGAAACAGCTAAAACTGTGCCCAAATCAGAAAAGAATAAAGAAGCTCAAGAGGAAAAAGAAATTGACCTCCCATTCTAA
- a CDS encoding DUF932 domain-containing protein has protein sequence MAHNLNFNEKTDKYSFFSVQQKAWHGLGQIVSDYPTSEQAIKHAGLDYEVVKSQLFTKSSGIIQTTDSIEIGNSELEVPNYFANIRTDNNAVLGVVGKDYHIVQNRKAFNFFDAIVGGGDGILYETAGALGIGERIFITAKLPDYIRVGNGDDVTEKYIFLTTSHDGSGSITAAFTPIRIVCQNTLNASLRSMSNVVRIKHTSGAKRRLDDAHKVMGMANRLSNQLEGIFNEWAKVKVTDQEVKKLIQLALCPNKETFDLLKKGAEDEISTVFKNTVEDAFAYAMVSDTQQMSTTKGTLFGVYNAVTGYYQNVRKYKDDEAKLQSIVLGGTAQLKSQKAFELCTSFATDGVETLNLN, from the coding sequence ATGGCACATAATTTAAATTTCAACGAAAAAACAGACAAGTATTCTTTTTTCAGTGTACAGCAAAAAGCGTGGCACGGATTGGGGCAAATCGTTTCGGATTATCCGACAAGTGAACAAGCTATAAAGCATGCAGGATTAGACTATGAAGTTGTTAAAAGTCAGCTGTTTACCAAAAGTTCGGGCATTATCCAAACGACTGATAGTATTGAGATAGGCAACAGCGAATTGGAAGTCCCTAACTATTTTGCCAATATACGCACCGATAATAATGCAGTATTGGGTGTGGTAGGAAAAGACTATCACATCGTACAAAACCGTAAAGCCTTTAATTTTTTTGATGCCATTGTAGGTGGTGGAGATGGAATATTATATGAAACCGCAGGAGCGTTGGGCATCGGGGAACGTATATTTATCACAGCCAAACTACCCGATTATATTCGTGTGGGAAATGGAGATGATGTAACCGAAAAATACATTTTTCTGACCACTTCGCACGATGGTAGCGGAAGCATCACAGCCGCTTTTACACCTATCCGCATCGTATGTCAAAATACCCTCAACGCTTCACTTCGTTCGATGAGTAATGTCGTACGCATCAAACATACTTCGGGGGCAAAACGGCGTTTGGATGATGCCCACAAGGTAATGGGAATGGCAAATAGGTTAAGCAATCAGCTAGAAGGCATATTCAACGAGTGGGCGAAAGTTAAGGTAACAGACCAAGAAGTTAAAAAGCTAATCCAATTGGCACTATGTCCGAACAAGGAAACTTTCGACTTACTGAAAAAAGGTGCGGAAGATGAAATTTCAACCGTGTTTAAAAATACCGTGGAAGATGCTTTTGCTTATGCTATGGTTAGCGATACGCAACAAATGAGTACTACTAAAGGGACATTGTTCGGAGTATATAACGCCGTGACGGGTTATTACCAAAATGTACGGAAATACAAAGACGATGAAGCCAAGTTACAAAGCATTGTGTTAGGCGGTACTGCTCAACTCAAATCACAGAAAGCATTTGAACTATGTACCTCATTTGCTACAGACGGTGTAGAAACCCTAAACCTTAATTAG
- a CDS encoding PRTRC system protein E, whose amino-acid sequence MKTNFFNQIAQMDIQGDLHLTITKGIENNLIVSVMLQNGQCGDNAKNIIPPLTLRGSVEELDNGFFEKVTMPIQTASGLMLDMEGFMKQLEEAKKQSAMEKEKADKYKKEQEAKDKKFKDSMTKAEELEKGGKFREAWMKVPEIAEFPEKADEIRKKKTELSDKFATPSLFATEQNV is encoded by the coding sequence ATGAAAACGAATTTTTTCAATCAGATAGCACAGATGGACATACAGGGAGATTTACACCTGACAATTACAAAAGGAATAGAAAACAACCTTATCGTATCGGTTATGCTCCAAAACGGACAATGTGGGGATAATGCAAAGAATATCATACCGCCCCTTACCCTTCGTGGAAGTGTCGAAGAACTAGACAACGGTTTTTTTGAGAAAGTAACCATGCCTATACAGACCGCTTCGGGCTTAATGCTCGATATGGAGGGATTTATGAAACAATTGGAAGAAGCCAAAAAACAATCCGCAATGGAGAAAGAAAAAGCCGATAAGTACAAAAAAGAGCAGGAAGCCAAAGACAAGAAGTTTAAAGATAGTATGACAAAGGCAGAGGAATTGGAAAAAGGAGGCAAATTCCGTGAGGCATGGATGAAGGTTCCCGAAATAGCAGAGTTTCCCGAAAAGGCTGACGAGATACGTAAGAAAAAAACAGAACTATCCGACAAGTTTGCGACCCCAAGCCTTTTTGCAACTGAACAGAATGTATAA
- a CDS encoding PRTRC system protein C, which produces MLLVTQLQRVFILKDKGQDIKLTDPEPRWSVEAVLNFYANTYPILTTSKISSPIIRDDAVEYRFESVMGTKG; this is translated from the coding sequence ATGTTATTAGTAACACAATTACAGCGGGTATTTATACTCAAAGACAAGGGGCAGGATATTAAACTGACCGACCCCGAACCACGTTGGAGCGTGGAAGCAGTATTGAATTTTTATGCCAATACTTATCCTATTCTGACTACCTCCAAAATATCATCACCCATTATTAGGGACGATGCAGTCGAATACCGATTCGAAAGTGTAATGGGGACTAAAGGTTAA